One Salvelinus namaycush isolate Seneca unplaced genomic scaffold, SaNama_1.0 Scaffold4, whole genome shotgun sequence genomic region harbors:
- the LOC120040993 gene encoding tripartite motif-containing protein 16-like, producing MAQQGVLLDQDQFCCSVCLDLLKEPVTTACGHSYCRSCIEGCWDQDVLKGVYSCPQCRETFTPRPTLRKNNMLAELVEKLRKTGLQAAPPPALCYAGPGDVACDFCTGTRKQKALMSCLPCLASYCETHLQPHYEFPGFKKHKLVKATAQLQEKICSHHDKLLEVYCRTDQQCICLMCTMDEHKGHDTVSAAAERTEKQRQLGMSQQKVQQRFQEREKELKELQQAVESFKRSAQAAVEDSDQIFTELIRSIERRSSKVKELIRAQEKAHVSQAEGLLEQLKQEIAELRKRSTELEQLSHTEDHIHFLQSYQSLSSISVSSDLPSIVVRPLQYFGDVSKTVSELREKLEDFLKAEWTKISTTVNIVDVVLPPEPKTREQLLQYSCQLTLDPNTAHTRLSLSKGNRKVTYTDQVQPYPDHPDRFTNYCQFLCREGLSGRCYWEVEWTGYVVTAVSYKDISRTEKGNIGTDSAFGYNNKSWSLLSSSDGYCFRHNNVETKVSGPQSSRVGVYLDHKAGTLSFYSVSDTMTLLHRVQTTFTQPLYPGFHLNGTAELVKL from the exons ATGGCTCAACAGGGAGTTCTGCTGGACCAGGAccagttctgttgttctgtctgtctggatctacTGAAGGAGCCGGTCACTACTGCCTGTGGACACAGTTACTGTAGGAGCTGTATTGAGGGCTGCTGGGATCAGGATGTTCTGAAAGGGGTCTATAGCTGTCCTCAGTGCAGAGAGACCTTCACTCCAAGGCCAACTCTGAGGAAAAATAACATGTTGGCTGAGCTGGTGGAGAAACTGAGGAAGACAGGACTCCAGGCTGctccccctcctgctctgtgctatgctggacctggagatgtggCATGTGATttctgcactgggaccagaaagcagaaagccctcatgtcctgtctgccgtgtctggcctcttactgtgagactcacctccaACCTCACTATGAATTTCCTGGTTTCAAGAAGCACAAGCTGGTCAAAGCCACCGCACAACTACAGGAGAAGATCTGCTCTCATCATGACAAACTGCTGGAGGTTTACTGTCGTACCGATCAGCAGTGTATCTGTCTGATGTGTACAatggatgaacataaaggccatgatacagtgtcagctgcagcagagaggactgagaaacag AGGCAGCTGGGGATGAGTCAGCAGAAGGTCCAGCAGAGattccaggagagagagaaggagctgaaGGAGCTCCAACAGGCTGTGGAGTCTTTCAAG cgctCTGCACAGGCAGCAGTGGAGGACAGTGATCAGATCTTTACTGAGCTGATCCGCTCCATTGAGAGAAGGAGCTCTAAGGTGAAGGAGCTGATCAGAGCCCAAGAGAAGGCTCATGTGAGTCAAGCTGAAGGACTCCTGGAGCAACTGAAGCAGGAGATAGCTGAGCTGAGGAAgagaagcactgagctggagcagctctcacacacagaggatcACATCCATTTCCTCCAG agttatcagtctctctccagtatcagtgtatcttcagacttacccagcatcgttgtccgtcctcttcagtactttggagatgtgagtaagactgtgtctgaactgagagagaaactagaagaCTTCCTTAAAGCAGAATGGACCAAGATCTCCACTACAG tgaatatagtggatgttgtactgcctccagagcccaagaccagagaacagttgttacaat attcctgtcagctcacactggacccaaacacagcacacacacgCCTGTCTCTGTCTAAAGGGAACAGAAAGGTGACCTATACAGACCAAGTCCAACCATATCCTGATCATCCAGACAGATTCACCAACTACTGTCAGtttctgtgtagagagggtctgtctggacgctgttactgggaggtggagTGGACTGGTTATGTTGTTACAGCAGTCTCATATAAAGACATCAGCAGAACAGAGAAAGGTAATATAGGGACAGATAGTGCATTTGGATACAATAACAAGTCCTGGAGTTTACTGAGTTCTAGTGATGGTTATTGTTTCAGACACAATAATGTTGAGACTAAAGTATCAGGCCCTCAGTcctccagagtaggagtgtacctggatcacaaggcaggtactctgtccttctacagtgtCTCTGACACAATGACCCTCCTCCACAGAGTCCAGACCACATTCACTCAGCCCCTCTATCCTGGATTTCATCTCAATGGTactgctgagctggttaaactgtag